A window of Pedosphaera parvula Ellin514 genomic DNA:
ACCAACTCAGCTGGCATCTCCATTGTTGTGGCATTCCCCGATGGTGGCACGCCCAGCGTCACCACGTTCATTGATGCCCTCGATAACCCGACCTATAGCTACAACGCAAACCAAACGATCTGCGTTGAGGTGGTGGATGCGAACATGAACCAGAATCCAACCGCGGTCGAAACCGTGACAGCGGTCATCACCACCAGCAGCGGTGATAGTGAAACAATTATTCTCAGCGAAACGGACGCGAATTCAGGTGTCTTCAAGGCCTGCATCCCAGCCAACACCAGTGCCACAGTTCAAAATGACGGCACCTTAAACGCACCTGCTGGCAGCGGCCTGACTGTTACTTATACCGATCCAACCAACCCTCTCGACACCAGCAGCGACAGTGCGATCATCAAGACGGTAGCGAGTCCAAACCCCGTTATCAGTCTATTCAAAACACTTGTTGACCCAGCAAACGGGAATGTGCTGCTCGGTCAAAACGTGCAGTTCAATATTCAGGTGGTGAATCCCGGCTCGGTTACTGTCACCAATGTGAAACTCACGGACACCTTCCCGTCAGCTCGACTTCAGTTCGTCAGCGCCACCCTTTCGCCCGATGGCACCACGCTTCCTGGCACTCTGACCTGGACAAATCTCGGCCCGCTAAACCCGGGCCAGAGCGTCACCATCAGCACGTTCTTCACTGCCTCGAGCGCCGGTCCTGTGACCAATTCCGTGTCTGTATCCGGCACCACCAACGTCGGTCCAGTTCTAGTGGCCGCAACCAACATCAGTCCCGCGATTTCCCTCACAAAGACATTGGTTTCACCTCTCTCTGGCCCGGCTTATATTAACGACACCCTTGTCTACCAAATCGCCGTCACAAATATCGGTAATACCACGATCACCAGCTGGCCGTTGCAGGATCAGTTTAGTGCGAGCTGCTTCCAATTTGTTGGAGCCAGCGTGCCCCCCACCGGTTCCGGTGGCGGCATCCTGCTCTGGACTGGCTTCCCGTCGCTGGTCGCAGGTGCCAGCACCAACATTTACGTCACCAACAAGGTCACCGGGTCATGCGAGCCAGCGCTGAATACAGCAGATATCAGCTTCGGCGTGGATCAGTTTGGCAACCCGGTTCCACCCGTCCAGAGTATCGCCAGCATCACGAACATAGGTGCTAACATCAGCGGCACCATCTACTATGATGCGAACTCAAACGGCACTAATGATTTCGAGGACAGTCCGCTTTATAATGTAATTGCCTACGTGGATCTGAACAACGATGGCGTGCGGCAGCCAATCGAACCTTTCACCCTCACCGCCACCAATGGGCAATATCAAATCACGAGCCTCGCTGCCACCAACTATGTGGTGCGCGTGGATACGAATACCCTGCCAGCAGGTGTCCGGCCAACTTACGACCTGGATGGCACGAATACCGCCAACGCCATCAGTCTCACCGTGACCAATGGACAAAATATCACCAACGTTGATTTTGGTTACATCGGCAGCGGTTCCATCAGTGGTTACTTGTGGAACGATATAAACGGCGACGGCATCCTGCAGTCGGGTGAACCGCTCCTGTCCGGTGTAAAGGTCTTTGTGGATGTTAACGGCAACGGTGTGCGTGAAGCTGGCGAACAGTTTGTTGTTACCGCCGCGGATGGCTCCTACCTCATCAGTAACCTGGTATCGAACACTTACCGGATCACGGTGGATCTCTCCACGCTGCCAACCGGCGTGAATCCAACCTTCGATGCCGATGGTATCGGCACGCCAGACGTTGTGAATGTGGTTCTCGACGCAGGACAGGACGCGGCGAACGTGAACTTCGGCTACATGGGAAGTGCGAATCTGAACGGGTTGGTAACCGATATTTTGACAGGTCAGCCAGTTACTGCTGCGACGCTTTCAGTAGTGGATGGTTTGGTAGTGACGCAGACCGCGACCAGCGATCTTACAGGTTTCTACACCATTCCACACCTTTGGGTTGGTGCCGCTACTGAGACAGTGAGCAGAACCGGCTACGTTTCAACAAACTTGAGTCCAACGATTGTCTCCGGCCCCAACACAGTCAACGTACAGTTAACACCTAATACTCTGACGGGGCTCGTTACGGATGCCATGACAGCTCAACCGATTGTTGGTGTGACTGTGCAGTTAATTGATAATCTTGGCATGACGAACACTGCCACGACAGATGGCACGGGACATTACAGCATCGCAGTGATTGCAGTGGGTTCCGCCAATGTTACCGCCAGCAAAGTCGGTTATGCCTCAGCAACCGCGACTCCATCAATTGCGCCAGGAGCCAACACGCTTGACTTGCAACTGTCCGCGAACACTCTCACCGGCTTGGTGACGGACGCATTCACCAGCCAGCCTATTGCAGGAGCAAAGGTCCAGGTGATTGATGCAATCGGTCAAACGAACACAATCATCACGGATGCGACCGGACAGTATGGCGTGACCAACATCGCGGTGGGTTCTGCCAGCATTACAGCGAGCAAGACCGGTTACCTCACGTCCATTACTACTCCGACGATTGTAGTGGGAACCAACACGCAGAATTTGACACTGACTCCCAACACCCTAACCGGCGTAGTTACGGATGCAGCCACGAGCCAGCCGATCGTGGGCGCAAGTGTCCAGGTGGTTGATGCGGCGGGAGCGACGAATGTTCTATCCTCCGGTCCGACGGGTCAATTCGGCCTGACGAATATTGCGGCTGGCGCGGCGACTGTGACCGTGACTAAAGCTGCCTACTACCCCACAAACGCGACCCCAACCTTTGTTTCTGGACCGAACACGTTGAACCTGCAATTGACGCTGATCCCACAGGCAGACGTGGTCACGACCAGCACCGGGCCGGCCAGCGTGGTTTCTGGAGCAAACTTTACCTACACCATCACCCTCACCAATTTGGGACCAGCCACGGCGAGTAACGTGGTGGCATCCGACGCTCTGCCTCTAACTGGCACATTCGTGAGCGCCTCCGATGGCGGCACAAATAATGGTGGCGTAGTCACCTGGCCAGTTATTGCTGCGTTGGCAAGTGGCGGCACAACCAACTTCACTGTGACATTCGCCGCACCGGTCAGTGGCACTTTGACCAATATTGCCTCTTCAGCTGCTGCCACAGGCGATCCTGATCTGACGAATAACAACGGCACCGCTCCGGCTGCAACAGTCATCACAACTGTGACGCCGCAGGCCGACATTGCAGTGCTCAAGACCGGCAATGTCACCGTCCTGGCTGGTGGCAATCTGACCTACACCATCACCATCACCAACCTCGGTCCTTCGACGGCGAGCAACGTGGTGGTGAGTGACACTCTACCTTTGAGTGTGACCTTCGTGAGCGCATCCGACGGTGGCATCCCCACCGGCAACGTGGTCAACTGGCCTGCCATCGATTCGTTGGCCAATGGCGCAGTGACCAACTTCACCGTGACCGTTCAAGCGCCAGTCAGCGGATCATTCACCAACACAGCTTCAGCCACTTCGAGCACGGGTGATCCAGTGCCTTCCAACAACGACGGAAGCAGCATTGGTTCGACCGTGACAACGACTGTGACACCTCAGGCCGACATTGCAGTTCTCAAGACCGGCAATGCCACCGTCCTGGCTGGTGGCAATCTGACCTACACCATCACCGTCACCAACCTCGGTCCTTCGACGGCGAGCAACGTGGTCGTGAGTGACACCCTGCCCTTGAGTGTGACCTTCGTGAATGCTTCCAATGGTGGCATCCCCACCGGCAACGTGGTCAACTGGCCTGCCATCGATTCGTTGGCCAATGGTGCAGTGACCAACTTCACCGTGACTGTCCAAGCGCCAGCAAGTGGATCGTTTACCAACACAGCTTCCGCTACTTCAAGCACGGGTGACCCGGTGCCTTCCAACAATGATGGAAGCAGCTCAAACTCGATTGTCACAACTACCGTGACACCACAGGCTGACGTTGCTGTAAGCAAGTCAGGACCGGCCACGGTAACGCCTGGCACCAACCTGACCTATACCATCACAGTGACGAACATGGGACCATCGACAGCCAGCAATGTCGTGGTCAGCGATATGTTGCCGCTGAATGTGACCTTTGTAAGTGCGACTGGTGGAGGTCTGCTCTCCAGCAACGTAGTCAACTGGCCGACGATTGCCAGCTTGACTAACGGTGCCGCCACCAATTTCACGGTTACTGTAAAAGCTCCGGCAAGTGGATCATTCACCAACCGTGCGCACGCAGTCTCAAGCACCGTTGATCCTAATATGGCCAACAATGACGGCACAGGAGCCGGCTCCCAGGTGATTACAGCGGTCACAGGACCGCAGTTCGGCATTCTCGGTGGTGCGATTGCGCTCAATCCGCAGACCGGGCTTTATGAGCAGCGGGTCACCATAACCAACAGTAGTGCCAGCACCGTGGCTGCCGTGCGTCTGAACGTGGGCGGCCTTCGCACTGGGGTTCGACTTTACAATGCGAGCGGCACGAATGGCGTCAAACCGTTTGTGCAATACAACGCGCCGCTGAATCCGGGCCAAACCGTTGTTTTCACCCTCGAATATTATGTGCCGGACCGCAAACCATTTACCAGCGTGCTGGATGTGGAAGCCGTCCTGCCCGCACAGTCCGCTCCTGCTCAAGGCAACGGTCTCTCGATTACCCGTTCCTTTATTGATACGCGTATCGCGGGCAACCCTCGCCTGGTGATCGAATTCGCCACGGTACCAGGAAAGACTTACACCATCATCTATAGCGACGACAACCTACAAACATGGAAGGTCGCCACGCCTTCAGTCACTGCGACCGCCAACGTCACTCAATGGTATGATGACGGCCCACCCAAGACCGACAGCAGCCCGTCACAAGGCGGCAACCGGTTCTATCGTGTGATTGTGGCCAACTAATCCTTGATTACGAATATGAATCACCATCATCGCACCTCATTCATCCTGGCCGCCTGCACCCTGGCTGTTCCAACAGCCGCCATGGCCGAACAGTCCGACACGAACACGAACAGCCCGAACCATTTCAGTTTCGCAGCACGTGCCGGATTCAACATCTCTGCCAAATTCAAGAATCTGGGCAATCTGACGCTGCATCCGAACCAGCGCACCACCCCGAATGGCAAACCATATAATTATGACAACGGTTATGTGTATAAGGATGTCAGCGGCAGTGTTGACGGCCAAACCTGGAACTGGGGTTATGATAACAGCGCCAGCCAGATTTCCGGTAATACCATTCTGATGAACCGTTCCAGTGTGGGCGCGAATGTCTCATCCCCGAACGGTGTTGATCGTAGCGATGCGAACTACGGCGCAGAGTTTGTCTACAATCGGGAACTCGGGAAGCACGGCAAGATGACCTACGGCCTCGAAGTCGCTGCCAATTACTTGAGGGTGGATCTGAATGATCACAGCAGTTTCTTCGGCAGTGCCACCCGCACCACCGATGCCTACGCATTCACTCCGGGGACAACGCCTCCGCAAGCACCACCTGCATACCAGGGCAGCTTTGACGGCCCGGGATTTGTCATCGGTTCCACCCCCGTCAGTTCGACAGCCGCAGCCCTGCCAGGCGGTGCAGCCATCGTGGGCAACCGGGAGTTCAATGCAAATATTTGGGGCTTGCGCCTCGGACCGTATGTCGAATTTCCCCTCTGCAATACTGTGAATTTGTCTTTGTCCGCCGGTCTCGCGGCAGCGCTGGTAAATGGCTCGGCGTCCTGGTCCGAAACCGCTTTCATTACCGGCGGGGGCACCGCCACCGGTTCGGGAAGCGGTCATGACTTAAGCATGCTCTACGGCGGTTACGTGAACGCAAAAGTGGAATGGCAACTGTCCGAACGCTGGAGTGCCGAAGGCGGTGTGCAATTCCAAACCTTGAGCTCTTACGAGCATAACTTCAGCGGCCGCACAGTGGAGTTGGATCTCAGCCAATCAATTTTTATAACTCTTGGTGCCGGTTACAAATTTTGAATAATTATAGAAGAGAGATGGTGCGCGGTGCAGGTTTCGAACCTGCGACCCCTACCGTGTGAAGGTAATGCTCTACCACTGAGCTAACCGCGCAGCCTGTCAAAACTACCCTGAACGCAGAACTTTTCAAGACTTTCTTAACACTGTATCACGTTGTGCCCAGGCAGGGTCCGCATTCGGATAATCCAAATTGTAATTCAATCCCCTGCTCTCCGGTCTTTGCAAGGCGCTATCGATAATCAATTCCGCTACGGTCGCGATATTCCGCAACTCCAGCAAATCGCTGGTCACGATAAAATCCCAGTAATACTCCTGAATTTCCTCCTGCAAATTGGCAATCCGCTTCTTGGCGCGTTGCAACCTCTTGTTGGTCCGCACAATTCCCACGTAATCCCACATGATTCTGCGAATTTCATCCCAGTTATGCGTCACCACCACCAGTTCGTCTGGATTCGATGCTTTGCCGGATTGCCAGGAAGGTAAATCCACATCGACGGGCGCTACAGGCTTCGACAAAATCTTCAGCGCCGCTCGATGCGAACAGATTAATGCTTCCAAAAGAGAATTGCTCGCCAGCCGATTCGCTCCGTGCAACCCGGTGCAGGCAACTTCTCCCACGGCGTATAAACCGGCTATGCCCGTCTCCCCATCCACATTGGTCACGACCCCGCCGCACTGATAATGTGCCGCCGGAACCACCGGAATCGGTTCCTTGGTGATATCTATTCCATACTTCAAACACGTGGAATAAATATTGGGAAACCGGTCGATGATGAACGGCGCCGGCTTATGTGTAATATCCAGATGCACGTACGGGGCGCCACTCCGTTTCATCTCGCTGTCAATCGCTCGTGCCACAATATCCCTCGGGGCCAGGGATTTCAGTGGATGATACTTATCCATGAATTCCACACCTTCAATCGTTTTGAGCACTCCGCCTTCCCCGCGCACCGCTTCACTGATTAAAAAGGATTTGGCCTTGGGCTGAAACAGGCAGGTGGGATGGAACTGGATGAACTCCATGTTGGCCACCGCCGCGCCAGCACGATACGCCATTGCCACGCCATCACCCGTCGCTATATCCGGATTGGTCGTGTAAAGATAAACCTTTCCACATCCCCCCGTCGCCAGCAAAACCGTGGGTGCAACGAACGTCTCCACCTTGCCACTCGCCTTATCCAACACGTAAACACCCAGGCAACGATTCGGTCCGGGCTTCCCCAGCTTTTGACTGGTGATCAAATCGATTGCGAAGTGATTTTCAAAAATGGCGATATTCGGCTGCGCTGCAACATTCGCCAGCAACGCCCGCTCGATCTCCCGACCGGTGACATCCTTGGCGTGCAGAATACGTCGCTTGGAATGCCCGCCTTCCCTGCCAAGATCCAGTTCCTTCATGCCATGCGATTCCGGAACTTCACGCTCGGAAAACTTCATCCCCAGTTCAATCAGTTCGTGAACGCGCGCCGGACCTTCCTCAACAATCGTTCGCACAACGCTCTCCTTGCACAAACCAGCCCCGGCCTCCAGCGTGTCGCGCACATGGCTTTCAAAAGTATCCTCCTTGCTGATAACGGCAGCTATTCCACCCTGGGCGTAATTCGTGTTCGACTCGGCACGATTCTTTTTAGTAATGATGGCCACCTTGCCGCGCTGCGCCACCTTCAAGGCAAAGGTCAGCCCCGCAATGCCGCTGCCCAATACCAGGAAATCGTATTGTTTCATATCAAAGTTTCGCGTTGTCGATTAACCGCGTTTTTCCGATGAACACCGCCAATGCCATTTGCACTCCACGGCTCACTTTCTCCAACGGCCGCAGTGTTTGCGGGTCAAAGAATGCGATATAGTCAATCCGTGCTGCCGGATGTTCAGAAATGAGTTTGGCGAGTGTCGTTTGCAATTTTTCAGCGGCGATGGGCCGCTTGGAATGGTGAACGAGTCTCTGCGCTTGCTGAATCGCCCGTGATAACGCCAGCGCCTGCGGCCGCTCTTCCAAGGAAAGATACTTGTTCCTTGAACTCATCGCCAATCCATCCGGTTCCCGATGTGTCGGAACCACGACAATCTTCAAAGGAAAATTCAAATCATGCACCATTTGTTGCACCACAGCCGCTTGCTGAAAATCCTTGGCTCCAAATACGGCCACTTCGGGCAGCACAATATTAAACAGTTTCGCCACCACCGTGGTAACTCCTCTAAAATGCGTCGGTCGCGATTCCCCTTCCATGCTCTTCGATAGGTTCTCCTCAACCACGTAGGTGCTAAATCCCCCACCTTCCGGCGGATACATCTCCTTGCTGGCGGGCACGAAAATAATGTCCACCCCCGCTTCACGACACAATTTTTTATCGCCATCCAAATCGCGTGGATAGCGGGACAAATCTTCTGTCGGTGCAAATTGGGTCGGGTTTACATAGATGCTTACCACTACCACCCCCTGTTTACCCACAATCTGACGCGCACGTTTCACCAAACTCAGATGCCCTGCATGCAGATATCCCATCGTCGGCACAAAACCGACTCTCACGCCTTTACGCTGCCAACTCTTCGCCAATCTCTGCATGGCGGAAACGGATGTCACCATTCGCATGGCAGAAAGTTGGTGTACAAGTGCGTAACTATCAATATTATTGTCATCCGTTACCACTTCGGCTAATAATTCGCCTCACACTTTTAATAATATGAAACGCACCACTCTTGGTCTTTCCTTCGCACTCACATTGCTGGCCTCAGCCACGCTCACGCATGCTCAAGACGCCAATAGTCCTCGCATCAGCCAGGATCTGGTTTCAGCTGCAGCAGGATCGAGAGATCCCGGAAATCCTCTCCCCGAAAAGCCCGATCAAGATGGTTGGATCAAACTTTTTGACGGCAAAACCCTCAGCGGCTTCACCGCTCCTGATCCCGGCCAATGGGAAATCAAGGATGGCATTCTCGTCGGTCAGGGACCTGTCAGCCACTTGTTCAGCCCCAACACCTACACCAATCTGGAATTCAAATCCGAAGTAAAGCTTAACCATAGCGGCAACAGTGGCATGTACTTCCGGGCCGCACTTGGCAAAGGCTGGCCGAAAGGTTACGAATCCCAGGTGGAGAACACCAGCCCCGATCCTCAGAAAACCGGCAGCCTCTACAATTTCCACAAAATCACCGAACAACTCGTCCAGGACGATACCTGGTGGACTCAGCATGTCATCGCCATCGGCAATCACATCATCATCAAGATCAACGACAAGATCGTGACCGACTTCATCGACGAAAAAGGCACCTATATGTCCGGCCACGTCGCGTTCCAGCAACACAACCAAGGCAGCGTCGTCATGTTCCGCAATCCTGAGGTAAAACGCCTGCCTGCTGATGAAACAAAGGCCTGGGCTGTTGCAAAAAAGGATATGCCCGACATCAAAGTTGCGGATGCGAAGTAAACCGGACTCATTCCTTAAAACAAAAAACGCGAAGGCTCACACCTTCGCGTTTTTTTTGTAAATTGAACTTTAGCTTACCGCTTAAATTGGAGCGGAGAATTCTGCGGCATCTCGTGGGCGCAGGGCTGATTCGTCGGTGCATCCGGTGCCACGTTGTTCTGAGCCACCAATTTGTTGGCCAACAAATAGGCTTCCACTTCTTCGCCACTGATGTCAGGCAGCATCTTGCCATTGATTTCAACACAAGGGCTGAGCATTTGGCCGCTCTTCTCAATCATTTCCTGGCGTTGAACCGGGTCGTTGATGATATCACGGTCTTCGTAAGGCAGGTCATACTTGCGCATGATGGCACGCACACCCATGCTCCAGCCGCAGGAGGGTTTCAAATAAGCAACAATCTTTGGTTTATTCATAGTCAAATCTGCCTTTAAAGTGCCACACCCTCGCCATTTGGCAATAGTTTCCTTTGCCCTTCTTCAGCTACTTCGATGGATGCTCCTCGCGCTGCAAAACCGTAGGCAAACCAGCCATTCCAGAGCGGTTAACAGCTGTAACGGCTACAATTTCGGGCGTTCCAGCAAGCGAATGGTTTCTAACCTTTTCCGGAAGAATGATGGTCTGCCATTGGCCTTTGGTCTTCATTTGAACCACCCACAAAAAGGGTGCTTCGTTTCCCACCGCTTCCCACTTGAGTTTGCCGCCAACCGCCACGGTTAACCTAGGCTGTGCTGGATTTGTGGAATTCAACCAGGGCGAACCAGGAACAAGTGCCTGACGGCTGTACACACCCTGAGCTAACGCACTGGCCAACCCGCCACGATTTTGAACCAGCCCCTCGGCACTGTAAAGTGCCTCACCAGCCCGGTCTCCTGCCTGTTCGCGGATGATTTGAATTTGCCGGATAATTTCGTTGGCCTTCCATGTTCTGCCAACCTTCTCGGAAGCAATGCCAGGCCAAACGTTCCGATTCTTTGAATTCTGCTCCAACCACCACTTCAGCAGGACGGGAAAGCTTTGTCCCGGCGACTCAACTGCCCAGTAGAGTTGTGGTGACAGGTAGTCCACCCAGCCGTTCATTAGCCATTTGCGAGAGTCTGCATAAATGCTGTCATACGCATTTAGCCCCTTTACCTGCGGCGGATAACCGGGTTGCCAAATGCCAAATGGCGAGATGCCGAATTTCACCCATGGCTTCGCAGCATGGATCGAATCGTGAACGCGGTGCACAAAGGAGTTAATATTCTCGCGACGCCAATCATCACGACTCAGCTTTCCGCCCCCGGCAACAAAACGCTTCCAGGTCTTGGAGTCTGGAAAATCGATATCCCTGTTCCGCGCATCCTGCTGCTTGTACGGATAAAAATAATCGTCGAAGTGAACGGCATCAATGTCATAGCGATTCACCACATCCATCACGACTTTCAACACATGGTCCTGAGCCTCCCTTTCGCCAGGATCCAGCCAAAGCAAATTTCCATATTGTCGAACCAGATCCGGCCGTGTCCTGCTGATATGATTGCTGGAGAACTGCCATTTTTTGGAAGGCTGAGCCGCCCGAAACGGATTGAAATAGGCATGAAGCTCCAATCCTCGCTTATGGGCCTCTTCTACTGCGAACGCGAGGGGATCATAAAACGGTGCCGGAGCCTTGCCCATTGCACCAGTCAGATAATACGACCACGGCTCGATGCTTGAGGCATACATGGCATCACTGCCTGGCCGCACCTGGAAAATGACCGCGTTTAGATTCAGTTTCACTGCACAGTCCAAAATCGCGAGCAGTTCCGCCTTCTGCTGAGGTACTGGCAAACCGGGCTTGGAAGGCCAATCGATATTCACCATGGTGGCGATCCACATGGCGCGGAATTCTCTATTGGATGCTGGTGGTTGGGCTGTGGATGGAATGTAAACGACTGCCGCCGGCAAGGGAAATGCCACAAG
This region includes:
- a CDS encoding glycoside hydrolase family 10 protein, producing the protein MNFKKQVLAWLLALLVAFPLPAAVVYIPSTAQPPASNREFRAMWIATMVNIDWPSKPGLPVPQQKAELLAILDCAVKLNLNAVIFQVRPGSDAMYASSIEPWSYYLTGAMGKAPAPFYDPLAFAVEEAHKRGLELHAYFNPFRAAQPSKKWQFSSNHISRTRPDLVRQYGNLLWLDPGEREAQDHVLKVVMDVVNRYDIDAVHFDDYFYPYKQQDARNRDIDFPDSKTWKRFVAGGGKLSRDDWRRENINSFVHRVHDSIHAAKPWVKFGISPFGIWQPGYPPQVKGLNAYDSIYADSRKWLMNGWVDYLSPQLYWAVESPGQSFPVLLKWWLEQNSKNRNVWPGIASEKVGRTWKANEIIRQIQIIREQAGDRAGEALYSAEGLVQNRGGLASALAQGVYSRQALVPGSPWLNSTNPAQPRLTVAVGGKLKWEAVGNEAPFLWVVQMKTKGQWQTIILPEKVRNHSLAGTPEIVAVTAVNRSGMAGLPTVLQREEHPSK